Proteins from a single region of Antechinus flavipes isolate AdamAnt ecotype Samford, QLD, Australia chromosome 2, AdamAnt_v2, whole genome shotgun sequence:
- the LAGE3 gene encoding EKC/KEOPS complex subunit LAGE3, with translation MEASIQRPHHPGPGGDSNTTVDNHGRGFYDFSLSIPFPSSMEAEIACRSLNPDPEPRRSGVQRELTVIGNKLILHWRAEEARFFRASVTTFLDYLALVLQTMERFGPPGSH, from the coding sequence ATGGAAGCATCCATCCAAAGACCACACCATCCAGGCCCCGGAGGAGACAGCAATACCACAGTAGACAACCATGGCCGTGGCTTCTATGACTTCTCTCTGTCAATCCCCTTCCCATCCTCTATGGAGGCAGAGATCGCCTGTCGCTCTTTGAACCCGGATCCTGAGCCTCGTCGGAGTGGTGTCCAGCGGGAGTTAACTGTCATCGGGAACAAATTGATTCTTCACTGGAGAGCAGAAGAAGCACGATTCTTTCGAGCTTCTGTCACCACCTTCCTGGACTATCTGGCTCTGGTGCTGCAGACTATGGAGCGTTTTGGGCCCCCGGGGTCCCACTGA
- the LOC127550597 gene encoding zinc finger protein 501-like isoform X3 — MTSYPSPFHICQHSIYFLSWIICVDWKTRPEIEESSTKQIISPELSQEKCKRDFKLGKTWEYEVMLEKQQGNQERLSRHMVTSHMKTNKVTNHESNKFVRKFKLGSVFALQQRIPIEKNLQKFDKHGKSFKQNSNLIKCNRISSGKKIYNYNECGNSFRYHLDFIQYHTGKKSYKCNECSKAFNKESSLSRHWRSHIGEKTYKCNECGKNFNERSCLNKHQRIHTGEKPYKCNECGKAFTGRSSLSRHQRIHTGEKPYECNECGKAFIQSIHLTRHQRIHTGEKPYKCNKCGKPFRWNTQLILHQRIHTGEKPYECNECGKAFSRSTHLNQHQLIHTGKKPYECVVCGKAFNDRSSVTKHQRIHTGEKPYACSICGKAFPHRSSLTEHHRVHTREKPYACDACGKAFSRNTYLTQHQRIHTGEKPFQCNECGKAFGRSTNLAQHKRIHTGLKPYECNACGKAFIDRSSLSKHQRVHTGEKPYECNECGKAFSHISSLTKHQRIHNGEKF; from the exons ATGACTTCATATCCATCACCTTTTCATATAtgccagcattctatctactttcTTTCCTGGATAATTTGTGTGG aTTGGAAGACAAGGCCTGAAATAGAGGAGTCAAGTACAAAGCAGATCATTTCTCCAGAATTATCCCAGGAAAAATGTAAAAGGGACTTCAAGTTGGGAAAAACTTGGGAATATGAAGTCATGTTAGAGAAGCAACAGGGCAACCAGGAGAGACTTTCCAGACATATGGTAACAAGTCACATGAAAACTAACAAGGTCACTAACCATGAAAGTAATAAATTTGTGAGAAAATTCAAACTCGGATCAGTATTTGCTTTACAACAAAGAATTCctatagaaaaaaatctccagaaattTGATAAGCATGGGAAAAGTTTCaaacagaattcaaatttgattaAATGTAATAGGATCTCCtcaggaaagaaaatttataattacAATGAATGTGGAAACTCATTCAGGTACCACTTAGACTTTATTCAATATCATACTGGAAAAAAATCCTATAAATGCAACGAATGTTCAAAAGCTTTCAATAAGGAGTCTTCCCTCAGCAGGCACTGGAGAAGTCACATTGGAGAGAAAACctacaaatgtaatgaatgtgggaaaaattTCAATGAGAGGTCATGCTTAAATAAACACCAGAGAATCCATACaggagagaaaccctataaatgtaatgaatgtggaaaagccttcactGGCAGATCATCCCTTAGTAGACATCAAAGAATTCACACTGGGGAAaaaccctatgaatgtaatgagtgtgggaaagccttcattCAGAGTATACACCTTACtcgacatcagagaattcatactggagagaaaccctataaatgtaataAGTGTGGGAAACCATTTAGATGGAATACACAACTTATTCTCCATcaaagaatccatactggagagaaaccctatgaatgtaatgaatgtgggaaagccttcagccGCAGCACGCACCTTAACCAACATCAGCTCATTCATACTGGGAAGAAACCCTATGAATGTGTTGTATGTGGGAAGGCTTTCAATGATAGGTCATCTGTTACAAAACATCAgcgaattcatactggagaaaaaccctatgCGTGCAGTATATGTGGAAAAGCCTTTCCTCACAGGTCGTCTCTTACTGAGCATCACAGAGTTCATACTAGAGAGAAACCCTATGCATGTGATgcatgtggaaaagctttcagcCGTAACACGTACCTTACTCaacaccagagaattcatacAGGAGAAAAACCCTttcaatgtaatgaatgtgggaaagcctttggCCGGAGCACAAATCTTGCTCAGcataagagaattcatactggattaaaaccctatgaatgtaatgCATGTGGGAAGGCCTTCATTGATAGGTCATCTCTTTCTAAACATCAGAGAGTCCATACTGGGGAGAAgccctatgaatgtaatgaatgtgggaaagcttttagCCACATATCCTCCCTTACTAAACACCAGAGAATTCATAATGGAGAGAAATTTTAG